A single window of Oncorhynchus clarkii lewisi isolate Uvic-CL-2024 chromosome 10, UVic_Ocla_1.0, whole genome shotgun sequence DNA harbors:
- the LOC139419519 gene encoding uncharacterized protein: MSLTMEASVSFLQYELASTIEGAVRCAVETVLKETARVVGIKMTAARTAAAESHRENQSLRERLELSEGELNAVRYYMTAAENNIKQCLLLNHNHPRSGTLGPGTGSPSSMLNRGTTRVPKSFRASSTRSQFSKSLPSVGLCLPTVQHEWPRSSSSLRGIRTSSSTVSCSNSSQTSKAPHVEVESSPQHTEEDAEDQFYITDDGVVEKEYKVRASGLEDSRRIPHEQEGDTVAVEVPHRTSITNFEFEMGPSHPAGNVNDLGLIQVLDEVQEVKGTVKIENDPELPSMLESHLPESSQLPPQMPTHIDNHDNDGNFMGFVPPIVEGPGLVGAFEVRRESSDKVHRCNVCGRGFRRFYCLKTHQRIHTGERPYPCRYCEKRFRHLDSLHKHQRIHTGERPYRCAQCGCCFRELGQLKKHRLTHSPSPTTPHPSLSLLQAGPSYTWPHHHSQSLDS; the protein is encoded by the exons ATGAGTCTGACGATGGAGGCCAGTGTCTCTTTCCTTCAATATGAACTTGCATCGACCATCGAAGGGGCAGTAAGGTGTGCTGTTGAAACCGTTTTAAAGGAAACTGCCAGGGTAGTCGGCATCAAAATGACCGCAGCTCGGACTGCTGCTGCTGAGTCTCATCGTGAGAACCAaagtttgagagagagacttgAGCTATCGGAGGGTGAACTCAACGCTGTACGGTACTACATGACAGCAGCCGAGAACAACATCAAACAGTGTTTACTCCTTAATCACAACCATCCTAGATCAGGTACATTAGGTCCTGGTACGGGGAGTCCATCCAGCATGCTGAACAGGGGCACGACCCGTGTGCCCAAGTCGTTTCGAGCCTCATCCACACGATCCCAGTTTTCGAAGTCACTCCCTAGTGTAGGTCTTTGCTTACCAACAGTGCAGCATGAATGGCCCAGGAGCAGCTCAAGCTTGAGAGGAATACGGacatcctcctccactgtctcttGCTCCAATTCTTCACAAACATCCAAAGCGCCACATGTAGAGGTTGAAAGCTCACCTCAACACACTGAGGAGGATGCAGAGGATCAATTCTACATCACGGATGATGGAGTTGTAGAGAAAG AGTACAAAGTCAGGGCAAGTGGATTAGAGGACTCTAGAAGAATTCCACACGAGCAGGAGGGGGATACAGTGGCAGTAGAGGTCCCTCACAGAACCTCTATTACCAACTTTGAATTTGAGATGGGTCCGAGTCACCCAGCAGGCAATGTGAATGACCTGGGCCTGATCCAGGTGCTGGATGAGGTGCAAGAAGTCAAAGGAACAGTTAAAATTGAAAACGACCCTGAGTTACCTAGTATGCTGGAGTCACACCTCCCTGAATCATCACAACTGCCGCCACAGATGCCAACTCACATCGATAACCATGACAATGATGGTAACTTCATGGGCTTTGTCCCACCTATTGTAGAAGGCCCTGGTCTTGTTGGGGCTTTTGAAGTCAGAAGGGAGAGCTCAGATAAGGTGCATCGCTGCAACGTGTGTGGCCGGGGCTTCCGTCGCTTCTACTGTCTGAAGACACACCAGCGCATTCACACGGGTGAGAGGCCATATCCTTGCAGGTATTGCGAGAAGCGTTTCCGCCACCTGGACAGTCTGCATAAGCACCAGCGCATCCACACTGGGGAGAGGCCCTACCGCTGTGCCCAGTGTGGCTGCTGTTTTAGGGAGCTGGGCCAGCTCAAGAAGCACAGGCTGACCCACTCACCTTCTCCCACCACACCCCACCCATCACTGTCTTTACTTCAAGCAGGGCCCTCCTACACATGGCCACACCACCACTCACAGTCCCTGGATTCCTGA